One Lachancea thermotolerans CBS 6340 chromosome F complete sequence DNA window includes the following coding sequences:
- the DAL82 gene encoding Dal82p (weakly similar to uniprot|P21705 Saccharomyces cerevisiae YNL314W DAL82 Positive regulator of allophanate inducible genes binds a dodecanucleotide sequence upstream of all genes that are induced by allophanate contains an UISALL DNA-binding a transcriptional activation and a coiled-coil domain), whose protein sequence is MSNPDDLLLELIYEYKPHLQSYRHRMNTWNELLRAFNRKTGASYRQNRTLKTRFEKLKELYINNEELPFSNVGLLEELLKEDRRDYKYAKIRQPPSSAENGDSEPPPSSDTIPQLIHQKDERSDPDIRSNEEAIGTQPPPLDSITVFPHTQMRRYQEHQDQHRDFSPGSHLHPQLGSSSVHNSNTPSDTSTSSSRFSSNKQQALSMVDSLRNDMGGERTYADSLELQNCTTIDALQKEVALLKQNQQRFQKDVMLKLNKIAELLQEREPENQAGFLNLPFSTNTQHSPG, encoded by the coding sequence ATGAGCAATCCCGATGATCTTTTACTGGAGCTCATATATGAGTATAAACCGCATTTGCAATCTTATCGACACCGAATGAATACTTGGAACGAGCTGCTGCGTGCATTCAATCGCAAGACAGGCGCAAGCTACCGGCAGAACCGTACCCTGAAAACCCgatttgagaagctcaaggagtTATACATTAACAACGAGGAGCTACCGTTCAGCAATGTTGGAttgctcgaagagctgctcaaagaAGACCGGCGCGACTATAAGTATGCCAAAATTCGCCAACCGCCAAGCAGTGCGGAAAATGGCGACTCGGAGCCCCCGCCTTCCAGCGATACAATACCGCAGCTCatacatcaaaaagatgagAGATCTGATCCAGATATTCGATCCAATGAAGAGGCCATAGGAACGCAGCCGCCACCTCTGGATTCTATTACTGTATTTCCACATACGCAAATGCGGCGATACCAGGAGCATCAAGACCAGCATCGTGACTTCTCGCCGGGCTCTCACCTTCATCCACAGCTCGGAAGTTCTTCAGTCCATAACTCAAACACGCCATCTGATACAAGTACATCTTCATCACGTTTCTCGAGCAACAAACAACAGGCCTTGTCAATGGTCGACTCTCTGAGGAACGATATGGGTGGAGAAAGGACATATGCTGATAGCCTCGAGTTACAAAACTGTACCACTATTGACGCCCTGCAAAAAGAGGTCGCTCTGCTGAAACAAAACCAGcaaaggtttcaaaaagatgtAATGCTGAAACTGAACAAGATAGCcgaacttcttcaggaaagaGAGCCGGAAAATCAGGCGGGCTTTCTAAACCTCCCTTTTTCCACCAATACACAACACAGTCCGGGCTGA
- the ATP11 gene encoding Atp11p (similar to uniprot|P32453 Saccharomyces cerevisiae YNL315C ATP11 Molecular chaperone required for the assembly of alpha and beta subunits into the F1 sector of mitochondrial F1F0 ATP synthase): MRSVARALPRFATTQTRRASAISLTNFIQLQQSSNLKSNYSTESLDVRYKNKLLQKAEEQGFKSVEELKEKLKEDIETKKKELSKVDPLKELEEYEQRLKMSQNNMKVTQQRGPVDPKQEPAPFKTLDSFLKLEKIKDLSKQEVEFLWRARWANKPDALSAVVPLEIFEKMDRHIRACPTFVLPLPREVPAEASSSGTQEQGMELHYIQWQMADSNTVHCIMTSLAEYKLHSEFAKPHTTFQFHKELASDKKIILMNGHVEKDVNITLPDAQLLLLNIQRFYGAMGEETVSSKQRTKLLHDFAKGSPEFSVEKLINLAQSMET; encoded by the coding sequence ATGAGAAGCGTCGCCAGAGCCCTACCCAGATTTGCTACCACTCAAACGAGAAGAGCGTCTGCGATTTCTCTCACCAATTTcattcagcttcagcagaGTTCAAACCTAAAGAGCAACTATTCAACAGAGTCGCTCGACGTAAGGTAtaaaaacaagcttttACAGAAAGCGGAAGAACAGGGGTTTAAGTCTGTCGAAGAGCTTAAAGAGAAGCTTAAGGAAGACATTGAAACTAAGAAAAAGGAATTGAGCAAGGTTGACCCTCTCAAAGAACTCGAGGAATACGAACAGCGCCTAAAGATGTCTCAAAACAACATGAAAGTCACACAACAGCGAGGCCCCGTGGACCCCAAGCAGGAGCCGGCCCCTTTCAAAACCCTGGACTCTTTTCTaaagcttgagaagatcaaggatCTCTCAAAGCAGGAAGTCGAGTTTCTGTGGCGGGCGCGCTGGGCTAATAAGCCCGACGCTCTATCTGCAGTTGTACCATTggagatctttgaaaagatgGACCGTCACATCCGTGCATGTCCTACTTTCGTTCTTCCCCTGCCCCGTGAGGTCCCCGCCGAGGCTTCCTCTTCCGGTACCCAAGAACAGGGTATGGAACTACACTACATCCAGTGGCAGATGGCTGATTCTAATACCGTCCACTGTATCATGACATCTTTGGCAGAATACAAACTGCACAGCGAGTTTGCAAAACCACACACAACTTTCCAATTCCACAAAGAGCTGGCCAGTGACAAGAAGATTATTTTGATGAATGGTCACGTCGAAAAGGATGTCAACATTACTTTACCAGACGCGCAGCTATTACTCTTAAACATTCAGAGGTTCTATGGTGCCATGGGCGAAGAAACTGTGTCTTCGAAGCAAAGAACTAAGTTGTTACACGATTTCGCCAAAGGTTCGCCTGAGTTCTCAGTagagaagctcatcaactTGGCTCAATCAATGGAGACCTAA
- the PHA2 gene encoding prephenate dehydratase PHA2 (similar to uniprot|P32452 Saccharomyces cerevisiae YNL316C PHA2 Prephenate dehydratase catalyzes the conversion of prephanate to phenylpyruvate which is a step in the phenylalanine biosynthesis pathway), protein MVNIAFLGPLGTYTHQAALQQFPDKDANYIPLAGIPQCFEALIKDASLDFAVVPLENSTNGQVVFTYDLLRDLMNNCKEYKGNEAIPELEVVAEQYVSIELCLIAAQPMSLDDLNSETRVTIHSHPQVWGQASSYLKNLGQRVQELKTVDSSSTSGAVKICCEAGQPSGNEVVLAIASRTAATVNGAAIVDSPINDRKGNTTRFLTLRRRSTDFPPIPARPPVAKGVEQVALLTFIGKQDTSPGSLVDVLNVLKDHEINMCSISSRPYHHPDSSSKADESAHRKWQYIFFIEFNHADGVSWDQVVHEMGSKTLKFCFWGTFYRNGRYYETST, encoded by the coding sequence ATGGTCAACATTGCATTTCTTGGACCCTTGGGCACATACACTCAccaagctgctcttcaacaGTTCCCCGATAAAGATGCTAACTACATACCACTTGCAGGCATTCCacaatgttttgaagcgctAATTAAGGATGCGTCGTTGGACTTCGCAGTAGTACCGCTGGAAAACTCAACTAATGGCCAAGTGGTATTCACATATGACTTGCTGAGGGATTTGATGAATAATTGTAAGGAATACAAGGGCAATGAGGCGATCCCcgagcttgaagttgtcgCTGAGCAGTATGTGTCTATTGAATTGTGCCTGATAGCTGCCCAACCGATGAGCCTCGACGATCTCAACAGCGAAACGCGCGTTACCATCCACTCACATCCACAGGTTTGGGGCCAGGCCAGTTCTTACCTAAAAAATCTGGGTCAAAGGGTGCAAGAGCTGAAGACAGTCGATTCGTCCTCCACATCAGGAGCCGTAAAAATATGCTGCGAGGCAGGCCAACCCAGCGGTAATGAAGTGGTGCTCGCCATCGCAAGCAGAACCGCTGCTACTGTAAATGGCGCGGCAATAGTTGATAGTCCCATCAATGACAGAAAAGGAAACACTACAAGATTTTTGACTTTAAGACGAAGGTCTACAGACTTTCCTCCAATACCAGCCAGACCCCCAGTTGCTAAAGGAGTAGAGCAAGTAGCTTTACTGACCTTTATAGGAAAGCAGGATACCAGTCCGGGAAGCCTGGTTGATGTCTTGAACGTATTGAAAGACCACGAAATCAACATGTGCTCCATTAGCTCTCGCCCGTATCACCACCCAGACAGTAGCAGCAAGGCCGACGAGAGCGCGCATCGCAAGTGGCAGtacattttcttcattgagTTCAATCACGCTGACGGCGTAAGTTGGGACCAAGTTGTCCATGAAATGGGAtccaagaccttgaaaTTCTGTTTTTGGGGGACCTTTTACCGTAACGGGAGGTACTACGAGACTTCAACATAA
- the HRT1 gene encoding SCF ubiquitin ligase complex subunit HRT1 (similar to uniprot|Q08273 Saccharomyces cerevisiae YOL133W HRT1 RING finger containing subunit of Skp1-Cullin-F-box ubiquitin protein ligases (SCF) required for Gic2p Far1p Sic1p and Cln2p degradation may tether Cdc34p (a ubiquitin conjugating enzyme or E2) and Cdc53p (a cullin) subunits of SCF) — MSEDRMDLDEPDVVQSEPVPKKRFEVKKWTAVAFWSWDIAVENCAICRNHIMEPCIQCQPTAMTDTDNECVAAWGACNHAFHLHCINKWLQTRNACPLDNQTWQFAKYGR; from the coding sequence ATGTCAGAGGATAGGATGGACCTGGACGAACCAGATGTTGTGCAGTCAGAGCCTGTACCAaagaaaagatttgaagtcAAGAAGTGGACGGCTGTTGCGTTTTGGTCGTGGGATATCGCAGTGGAGAACTGTGCTATCTGCAGAAACCACATTATGGAGCCGTGCATTCAGTGCCAACCCACCGCTATGACAGACACTGATAACGAGTGTGTAGCAGCTTGGGGTGCATGCAACCATGCCTTCCACCTACACTGCATCAATAAATGGCTTCAAACCAGAAACGCTTGCCCGTTGGATAACCAGACTTGGCAGTTTGCGAAATACGGCAGGTGA
- the MED7 gene encoding mediator complex subunit MED7 (similar to uniprot|Q08278 Saccharomyces cerevisiae YOL135C), with product MSVGGANEIAALYPPPPPYIKYFTDENLTKLEAQRKSGEASEADEDLEFLIPPPVPAEGHYRAFGSVWHVKDELPDLSSMGMTQLYQGSADGTASSYQSKIQELHKLLRSLLLNFLELTGILSINPERFAEKVEHIQTILVNFHHLLNEYRPHQSRESLIMLLEAQLEHKRSEIQHIEQVCSDVRAKLRRLVDGDGPKNEDAPSEPEPQSHVQKEAESLT from the coding sequence ATGTCGGTTGGCGGGGCTAATGAAATCGCTGCACTGTACCCACCGCCACCTCCGTATATAAAGTACTTCACAGATGAGAACTTGACCAAGCTCGAAGCTCAGAGGAAGTCAGGGGAAGCTAGCGAGGCCGATGAAGACCTGGAGTTTTTGATACCACCCCCGGTGCCCGCGGAGGGCCATTACCGAGCGTTTGGAAGCGTCTGGCATGTAAAAGACGAACTGCCCGACCTCAGCTCCATGGGAATGACGCAGCTGTATCAAGGCAGTGCGGACGGCACGGCGTCTAGCTACCAATCCAAAATTCAGGAGCTGCACAAGCTGCTGCGGTCCCTGCTGCTGAACTTCCTGGAGCTAACTGGCATCCTCAGCATTAATCCCGAGCGCTTCGCGGAAAAAGTCGAACACATTCAGACCATACTCGTGAACTTTCACCATTTGCTGAATGAGTACCGCCCACACCAGTCGCGGGAGTCGCTCATCATGCTTCTCGAGGCGCAACTCGAGCACAAGCGCAGTGAGATCCAGCACATTGAGCAGGTTTGCAGTGACGTGCGCGCCAAGCTTCGCCGCCTTGTCGACGGTGACGGCCCAAAGAATGAGGATGCTCCTAGCGAGCCGGAGCCGCAAAGTCACGTGCAAAAAGAGGCGGAATCTCTCACGTGA
- the PFK27 gene encoding 6-phosphofructo-2-kinase (similar to uniprot|Q12471 Saccharomyces cerevisiae YOL136C PFK27 6-phosphofructo-2-kinase has negligible fructose-2 6-bisphosphatase activity inhibited by phosphoenolpyruvate and sn-glycerol 3-phosphate expression induced by glucose and sucrose transcriptional regulation involves protein kinase A), which yields MSPQLSEYWNRQLPLTPAAGALLDATENSLTGLTVTRKQERRNPNLEEKPTTELRPSARATGRLNETDVQAKNRPEHPDLPASCIREQPPRYPRLGSIAVQTPIRKYPKSDSKKIGAMISEELYDSGSTATSTNSLFSLNRRASYSSVIDHYLEEAEDEPTALTLNYSSRNRRSSVAAPAMAQAPDPLPTPPANDKLVVILVGLPASGKSTVSNHLIQYLGHNPATQHMRCKIFNAGQVRRKLSCRGRPMMLANNSSEDLFNPKNSQKKEQYARLTLEQMFSDLDKDLCDIAIFDATNSTEKRRAFLFQEMRLYNADLSREFHITPLVFQVSCAERNFVRFNIHNKTFNQDYFDKPYEFAVRDFARRLSHYYSQFTPFSTPEFNSQMAENKLINDDNGLFWFSIVNAGQSDQSDFSACHFPPKASKLLFTLIKTIKTFVDTYGDVYGRPYIQHAGDFAKGIITRPTELTARASTTQVDVPYFSILNQIVNDDYFAQLSEASPL from the exons aTGAGTCCTCAATTATCCGAATACTGGAATAGGCAGCTTCCTCTCACGCCAGCAGCGGGTGCACTGCTGGACGCGACAG AGAATTCCCTCACTGGGCTCACAGTTACCAGGAAGCAAGAACGGAGGAACCCGAACctggaagaaaagccaACTACTGAGCTGCGACCAAGCGCCAGAGCTACCGGAAGATTGAACGAGACCGACGTCCAAGCAAAGAACCGGCCCGAGCACCCTGACCTTCCTGCTAGCTGCATTCGAGAACAGCCGCCTAGGTACCCAAGGCTAGGATCAATCGCAGTGCAAACGCCGATACGGAAATATCCAAAAAGCGACTCAAAGAAAATTGGCGCCATGATCTCAGAGGAGCTCTACGACAGCGGATCGACTGCGACGTCTACGAACTCTCTTTTTTCGCTCAACAGGCGCGCCAGCTACTCCAGCGTCATCGACCATTACCTTGAGGAGGCGGAAGACGAACCCACCGCGCTCACACTCAACTACTCCAGCAGGAACCGCAGATCGTCGGTCGCGGCGCCCGCTATGGCGCAGGCACCGGATCCGCTGCCGACACCACCTGCTAATGACAAACTGGTCGTGATTCTTGTTGGGCTGCCTGCTAGCGGTAAGTCCACAGTATCCAACCACCTTATACAGTATCTTGGACACAACCCTGCTACGCAGCACATGCGCTGCAAAATCTTCAACGCTGGACAAGTCAGACGTAAGCTCAGCTGCCGCGGTAGGCCCATGATGCTTGCAAATAACTCATCAGAGGACTTGTTCAACCCTAAGAACTCTCAGAAAAAGGAGCAGTATGCGAGGCTGACGCTCGAGCAAATGTTTTCCGACCTGGACAAAGACTTATGCGACATTGCCATATTCGACGCGACCAACTCAACAGAGAAGAGACGCGCCTTccttttccaagaaatgCGCCTCTACAATGCAGACTTGAGTCGCGAGTTTCATATCACACCGCTAGTGTTCCAGGTTTCCTGCGCAGAGCGCAATTTTGTTCGCTTCAACATCCATAACAAAACGTTCAACCAGGACTATTTCGACAAACCATATGAGTTTGCGGTCAGGGACTTTGCTAGACGTTTATCCCACTATTATTCACAATTCACCCCTTTCTCTACGCCGGAATTCAACAGTCAAATGGCtgaaaacaagctcatAAACGATGACAACGGGCTTTTCTGGTTCAGCATAGTCAATGCCGGACAATCTGACCAGAGCGATTTCAGTGCCTGTCATTTTCCTCCAAAAGCCTCGAAGCTATTGTTTACACTTATCAAGACCATAAAGACTTTTGTGGACACATATGGCGACGTTTACGGGCGTCCTTATATCCAGCACGCAGGAGATTTTGCCAAGGGCATAATTACGCGTCCCACAGAGCTAACTGCCAGGGCCTCCACTACTCAGGTTGATGTGCCCTACTTTTCAATACTGAACCAGATTGTAAACGACGATTATTTTGCCCAGCTATCTGAGGCCTCGCCTTTATAA
- the PFS2 gene encoding cleavage polyadenylation factor subunit PFS2 (similar to uniprot|P42841 Saccharomyces cerevisiae YNL317W PFS2 Integral subunit of the pre-mRNA cleavage and polyadenylation factor (CPF) complex plays an essential role in mRNA 3'-end formation by bridging different processing factors and thereby promoting the assembly of the processing complex): MNGLNGMDAQGADKKYVTQRRTVDMSSPYERLYYLKRHGLSLPYIEPETSYTTNILPADAYAFNRRVVNTPTKFTHLSSNKVKHVIPALEWTPEGRRLVVATYSGEFSLWNGSTFNFESIMQAHDSAVSVMTYSHAGDWLISGDSDGTIKIWQPNFNMVKVLDEAHTQCIRGISFSGTDSKFVTCSDDNILKIWNFSNGQQESTLTGHHWDVRSCDWHPTMGLIASGSKDNLIKLWDPRSGQCISTILGCKHTIISTKFQPTKGNMLAVISKDKSCRVFDIRQNMKELAVYRDESDYMSLTWHPINESIFTVGCYDGSMKHFDLMQEPQDSSSGCFHNIPYAHDKCITSLAYNPVGHILASASKDRTIRFWTRSRPLDPNAFDDPTYNNKKVNAWYFGINNNINAIRPKTEDGIALPPANDTSAGAAGGPSTIPGLRLQSPPTSGLPGLNF; encoded by the coding sequence ATGAATGGCCTCAACGGCATGGATGCACAGGGCGCAGATAAGAAATATGTTACGCAGCGCCGCACAGTGGATATGAGCTCGCCTTATGAAAGACTGTACTACCTCAAGAGGCACGGGCTTTCGCTGCCGTACATTGAACCGGAAACCAGCTACACGACAAACATCCTCCCCGCCGATGCGTACGCGTTTAACAGAAGAGTTGTGAATACACCTACGAAGTTCACGCATCTCAGCTCAAACAAAGTCAAGCACGTTATACCGGCGCTAGAATGGACCCCGGAGGGACGCAGGCTGGTAGTGGCAACGTACAGCGGAGAGTTCTCACTTTGGAATGGCTCTACATTCAACTTCGAAAGCATTATGCAGGCGCATGACAGCGCGGTGTCAGTCATGACTTATTCGCACGCAGGTGACTGGCTCATAAGTGGCGACTCTGATGGCACAATTAAGATATGGCAACCAAACTTTAATATGGTCAAAGTTCTCGATGAGGCTCACACGCAGTGCATACGCGGGATATCATTTAGCGGGACAGATTCCAAGTTTGTGACATGCTCAGATgacaacattttgaaaatctgGAACTTCAGCAACGGTCAACAAGAAAGTACGCTTACAGGCCATCATTGGGATGTCCGAAGCTGCGATTGGCATCCTACGATGGGTCTGATTGCATCTGGATCCAAGGATAACTTAATAAAACTTTGGGACCCTCGTTCAGGGCAGTGCATTTCTACTATCCTTGGCTGCAAACACACAATAATAAGCACCAAGTTTCAGCCGACAAAGGGGAATATGTTAGCGGTGATTTCAAAAGACAAGAGTTGCcgagtttttgatattaGGCAGAATATGAAAGAACTTGCGGTATACCGCGATGAATCAGACTATATGTCACTAACATGGCACCCCATTAATGAATCAATTTTTACTGTCGGCTGCTACGATGGGTCAATGAAGCATTTTGACCTTATGCAGGAACCACAGGACTCCTCCTCGGGCTGTTTCCACAACATACCGTATGCCCACGACAAATGTATAACCTCTTTGGCCTACAATCCAGTTGGGCATATACTTGCCAGTGCATCCAAAGACAGAACTATCAGATTCTGGACGCGATCCAGGCCCCTCGATCCTAATGCATTTGACGACCCAACCTATAACAACAAAAAGGTCAACGCTTGGTATTTTGGAATCAATAATAATATCAATGCCATAAGACCCAAAACTGAAGACGGTATTGCTTTGCCACCTGCTAATGATACTTCTGCCGGCGCTGCTGGTGGCCCAAGCACTATTCCAGGACTGCGGTTGCAATCACCGCCAACTTCTGGATTGCCAGGTCTGAACTTCTAG
- the BSC6 gene encoding Bsc6p (similar to uniprot|Q6B229 Saccharomyces cerevisiae YOL137W BSC6 Protein of unknown function containing 8 putative transmembrane seqments ORF exhibits genomic organization compatible with a translational readthrough-dependent mode of expression): MSTNSKSSDSIELENLLENDGDFSIPTHELREVEYNGELIKLYPLDYQKEPIVRWQIATSLLLFAVFGMNDECNGVLLPALTEHYNVTKVQVANLFIVQFCGYGTASLLTERIHRKVGARGAIIAAASMCVLCYGTLMLRPPWFAMYVMCFLPLGLAIGILDSVCNVLFGNLEIHKNEWMGVLHGIYGAAAMITPPVVTYFVKAGKWSFFFLLPLLCALGGLALVPFAFRDETANKYNYVCSTNREEGDDSHPGFWDLLRRPAILMYALYMFIYLGSEVSTGAWIFTYLLEVKKGNVVAMSYVTAAFWLGLTTGRLVLGFVTKRCFKNEYRASSFYGNMCFLFYTAFMVVAYFNGSSTLYFILLAFIIFLGGVFIGPLFPNASVVALQVLPKNLHISGVGIAVAVGGCGSAILPYAVGVITKYIGFVWFPFLCWFMVGTVSIVWFCYPKLIKGHSEYL; encoded by the coding sequence ATGTCGACAAACAGCAAAAGCTCAGACTCCATTGAGCTAGAAAACTTGCTTGAGAATGACGGCGATTTTTCTATTCCAACTCACGAGTTGAGGGAGGTGGAGTATAACGGAGAACTCATAAAGCTCTATCCGTTAGACTATCAGAAGGAACCTATCGTGAGGTGGCAAATCGCAACAAGTTTGCTACTATTCGCTGTATTTGGCATGAACGATGAGTGCAACGGTGTGCTACTGCCCGCTTTGACCGAGCACTACAACGTTACCAAAGTGCAGGTGGCTAATCTCTTCATAGTGCAGTTCTGTGGCTACGGAACGGCTTCTTTGCTGACGGAAAGGATCCATAGGAAGGTTGGTGCACGAGGCGCGATAATTGCGGCTGCAAGCATGTGCGTTCTGTGTTACGGAACGCTGATGCTGCGGCCTCCGTGGTTCGCCATGTACGTGATGTGCTTCCTGCCGCTTGGGCTTGCAATCGGCATTCTGGACTCCGTTTGTAACGTCCTGTTTGGGAACCTTGAAATCCACAAGAATGAGTGGATGGGGGTTTTGCACGGAATTTACGGGGCTGCAGCGATGATCACCCCGCCAGTTGTCACGTATTTTGTTAAGGCAGGTAAATggagtttttttttcttgctACCATTGTTGTGTGCTCTGGGAGGGCTCGCACTTGTTCCTTTCGCGTTCAGAGATGAAACCGCCAACAAGTACAACTACGTCTGCAGCACCAACCGCGAGGAGGGCGATGACTCTCATCCAGGCTTCTGGGACTTGCTCCGGAGGCCAGCCATCCTCATGTACGCGCTTTACATGTTTATTTACCTAGGATCCGAGGTGTCGACGGGCGCGTGGATATTTACTTATCTTCTAGAGGTGAAGAAGGGCAACGTTGTCGCTATGTCTTACGTCACTGCAGCGTTTTGGTTGGGACTGACTACAGGGAGATTAGTTCTCGGCTTTGTTACAAAACGgtgtttcaagaatgaaTACAGAGCCAGCTCTTTTTATGGAAACATGTGCTTTCTGTTCTACACAGCCTTTATGGTCGTTGCCTACTTTAATGGCTCATCGACACTTTATTTTATACTCCTTGCATTCATCATATTCTTGGGAGGTGTCTTTATAGGACCACTGTTCCCTAATGCAAGTGTGGTGGCTCTCCAGGTCTTACCCAAGAACTTACACATCAGCGGGGTTGGTATTGCTGTTGCCGTTGGCGGTTGCGGTTCCGCGATTCTTCCTTATGCAGTGGGCGTCATTACGAAGTACATTGGGTTCGTGTGGTTTCCGTTTTTATGCTGGTTCATGGTGGGAACAGTGAGTATCGTTTGGTTTTGTTACCCTAAACTAATAAAGGGCCACAGTGAGTACTTGTAA